The Fictibacillus phosphorivorans genomic sequence GTGATTTCACATTAACGAGCTCTAATCCTTTGTGCTTTTTTAACTCTTTAATAATACTCTTCAGTTCTGATTTATCTATGGAAGGAATGGTGAAGGCTATGTTTTTCTTATCTAGATGAGGTTTTGACCATTTGTTTGCATGTCGAATTAATAACTTAGAAGTGATAATGGATATCCCTATATTTAAGAGGACATAAGGGACAGGGATTGAGAATTTTGCCTCTTGGGTTTTCACATTTACATGTAACATTTTAGCAACCTCTACTCAATCGTAATTGAAACGGTATCCCCGTTTGCTGATTTCACATCAACAATCTGTCCATCCAGTTCGTTTTCAATGGCTTCAAGTATCAGATTAATATCAATATCTTTTACATATTGTTCAGATTGGGGAATCTTTAGAGCAATGTTGTGACCTGCTGCTAATACAACCTTTACTAACTTGATCGGAAGGTTCACATTCACGTTGTCACTTTCAGATACAACGCGTATTTTCAAGGTTTTGTCGCTGTAGTTAGAAGATGTATGAGATGTATAGCTTAATGGCTTAACAGCAGCACCAAGTTCTTTTTCTTGTAAGACCTGAATTAATTCTGAACCTTTATCCGTATCAATTTTACCTTCTTGAACCATCGTTAAAACTTTCTCGATCTCACTTTTCATTTTCTAATCCCCCTATTCTTCCTTTAGCATTTTAATTGCTTCATCTGGAGAAATCTCTCCACGTTCAAGCATCGTAACGATCTTTTTCTCGTCTACCTCATTTTTCTTT encodes the following:
- a CDS encoding SHOCT-like domain-containing protein, producing the protein MKSEIEKVLTMVQEGKIDTDKGSELIQVLQEKELGAAVKPLSYTSHTSSNYSDKTLKIRVVSESDNVNVNLPIKLVKVVLAAGHNIALKIPQSEQYVKDIDINLILEAIENELDGQIVDVKSANGDTVSITIE